The Maledivibacter sp. genome includes a region encoding these proteins:
- a CDS encoding nitrogenase component 1 has translation MRQKYYEELSISMYPAALLHRFGVNGKVSGSIYAVGEMKGVIPIIHGPRGCGYHYRYSARRRNYPYYDVISSEMEEREIIFGGEEKLYETIIKTHELYSPKLIVVIPTPISDVIHDDIVSAVKRARDKGINVIDIKSELFSHRDKSYSAKRFKEVAKQKFGQSKNLDFDIKGCGFTEMLYAIVEDIMVKTEVIPLTVNIETIGFGPHGKQVLREVEDTLGLVNVRINTYFPSTSYEKVVTMSSASLNIVRRLRWAKNMKEKFGTPYLQINTTGRYSGIKGISEFYRDIGIQLGIEDAMENLIKIKEKNALDRVLLFKEKISAYRVMIISSNIQSVPYLIKKYAVDYGMNIIACTVILTEKTKKNLDIDDGVLSNLKNKIGSAINECSKTTELLINPTHKEVKKISRRCDVIVGTDDYSFHELGLPIVHPRHDTMSLSYESYISSVEKMYGKLKTSANKPNLILNKLEYDRESYPLLSKGNIIATEKMWSKMWLHRKGK, from the coding sequence ATGAGACAAAAATACTATGAAGAATTATCCATATCTATGTATCCTGCTGCATTACTTCATCGCTTTGGAGTTAATGGCAAGGTGTCAGGAAGTATATATGCTGTAGGGGAAATGAAGGGTGTTATTCCTATCATCCATGGGCCTAGAGGGTGCGGTTATCATTATAGGTATTCAGCTAGAAGAAGAAATTATCCCTATTATGATGTCATATCTAGTGAAATGGAAGAAAGGGAAATTATTTTTGGAGGAGAAGAAAAACTATATGAGACTATTATAAAAACCCATGAGCTTTATTCACCCAAGTTAATTGTGGTTATTCCCACACCTATATCCGATGTTATACACGATGATATTGTATCTGCTGTAAAAAGGGCAAGAGATAAGGGAATCAATGTAATAGATATAAAGTCTGAGCTTTTTTCCCATAGGGACAAGAGTTATTCGGCAAAGAGGTTTAAAGAGGTTGCCAAACAAAAATTTGGACAAAGCAAGAATCTTGATTTTGATATAAAGGGCTGTGGATTTACAGAAATGCTGTATGCAATTGTGGAGGATATAATGGTAAAAACAGAGGTGATCCCCCTCACTGTTAATATAGAAACTATTGGGTTTGGCCCCCATGGGAAACAAGTTCTAAGGGAAGTAGAAGATACTTTGGGCTTAGTAAATGTAAGGATTAATACATATTTTCCAAGTACTTCCTATGAAAAAGTAGTAACTATGTCATCGGCTTCCTTAAATATTGTTAGAAGATTAAGATGGGCTAAGAATATGAAGGAGAAATTCGGCACCCCATATCTTCAAATAAATACGACTGGAAGATACTCTGGTATCAAAGGGATATCTGAGTTTTATAGGGACATAGGTATACAACTTGGAATAGAAGATGCCATGGAAAACCTCATTAAGATTAAGGAAAAGAATGCCCTTGATAGGGTTTTACTATTCAAAGAAAAAATTTCTGCCTACAGGGTAATGATTATCAGTAGCAATATTCAATCGGTTCCGTATCTTATAAAGAAATATGCTGTTGATTATGGTATGAATATAATAGCCTGTACGGTTATATTAACTGAAAAAACAAAGAAAAATCTTGATATTGACGATGGAGTTCTTAGCAATCTTAAAAATAAAATAGGGAGTGCAATAAATGAATGTAGCAAAACCACTGAGTTATTGATAAATCCTACCCATAAAGAAGTGAAGAAAATATCAAGAAGATGTGATGTGATAGTAGGTACAGACGACTATAGTTTTCACGAACTTGGACTGCCTATTGTACATCCTAGGCATGATACTATGTCATTATCCTACGAATCATATATTAGTAGTGTAGAAAAAATGTATGGGAAATTGAAAACATCTGCAAATAAGCCTAATTTAATATTAAACAAATTAGAATATGATAGAGAAAGCTATCCTTTATTATCTAAAGGGAATATCATTGCCACAGAAAAAATGTGGTCAAAAATGTGGCTCCATAGAAAGGGTAAATAG